The proteins below come from a single Balaenoptera musculus isolate JJ_BM4_2016_0621 chromosome 1, mBalMus1.pri.v3, whole genome shotgun sequence genomic window:
- the IL20 gene encoding LOW QUALITY PROTEIN: interleukin-20 (The sequence of the model RefSeq protein was modified relative to this genomic sequence to represent the inferred CDS: substituted 1 base at 1 genomic stop codon) gives MKGSGLPLCLLSAVFYLFWTPSARVKTLHLGSCVITASLQAIRSGFSEIRDSXQPKDEIIDLRILRKTQPLQDTKPAGQCCLLCHILRLYLDKVFKNYQTPDHRILQKISGLANSFPTIKKDLWLCHAHMTCPCGEEAMEKYSQLMSHFQELQPQAAVVKALGELDILLSWMEEMD, from the exons ATGAAAGGCTCTGGTCTtcccctctgccttctttctGCTGTGTTTTATCTCTTCTGGACACCTTCCGCCAGGGTGAAGACACTCCATTTGGGAAGCTGTGTGATCACTGCAAGTCTTCAGGCAATTCGAAGTGGATTTTCGGAGATACGGGACAG TTAGCAACCCAAAGATGAAATCATTGACCTCAGAATCTTGAGGAAGACTCAGCCTTTGCAAGACACAAAG CCTGCAGGTCAGTGCTGCCTCCTCTGCCATATACTGAGACTCTACCTGGACAAGGTATTCAAAAACTATCAGACCCCTGACCACCGTATCCTCCAGAAGATCAGCGGTCTCGCCAACTCTTTTCCTACCATCAAGAAGGACCTCTGGCTCTGT CATGCCCATATGACATGCCCTTGTGGGGAGGAAGCAATGGAGAAATACAGCCAGCTTATGAGTCACTTCCAAGAG CTTCAGCCTCAGGCAGCAGTGGTGAAGGCTTTGGGGGAGCTAGACATTCTCCTGAGCTGGATGGAAGAGATGGACTAG